A genomic segment from Modestobacter roseus encodes:
- the dapB gene encoding 4-hydroxy-tetrahydrodipicolinate reductase, with product MSAPEAPAGEAPLIPVGVLGARGRMGTEVCRAVDAAEDMELVAMVDERDWLFNVADAGAQVVVDFTRPDSVMDNIRFCIDQNIHCVVGTTGFDDERLATIAQWLEPKPDLGVLIAPNFGIGAVLLMRFAQEAARFFPSVEIVELHHPGKVDAPSGTAARTARLVAAARRTAGVPAAPDATRESDSLPGARGADVEGVPVHAVRLAGLVAHQEVLMGAAGETLTLRHDSYDRASFMPGVLLAVREVRTRPGLTVGIESLLGL from the coding sequence GTGTCCGCCCCCGAGGCCCCCGCCGGGGAGGCCCCGCTCATCCCGGTCGGGGTGCTGGGCGCGCGGGGACGCATGGGGACCGAGGTCTGCCGGGCCGTCGACGCCGCGGAGGACATGGAGCTCGTCGCGATGGTCGACGAGCGGGACTGGTTGTTCAACGTCGCCGACGCCGGTGCCCAGGTCGTCGTGGACTTCACCCGTCCCGACTCGGTCATGGACAACATCCGCTTCTGCATCGACCAGAACATCCACTGCGTCGTGGGGACGACGGGCTTCGACGACGAGCGGCTCGCGACCATCGCCCAGTGGCTGGAGCCCAAGCCCGACCTGGGCGTGCTGATCGCACCGAACTTCGGCATCGGCGCGGTCCTGCTCATGCGCTTCGCCCAGGAGGCGGCCCGCTTCTTCCCCTCGGTGGAGATCGTGGAGCTGCACCACCCCGGCAAGGTCGACGCCCCCTCGGGCACCGCCGCGCGGACCGCCCGGCTGGTCGCAGCGGCCAGGCGGACGGCGGGCGTGCCGGCGGCCCCGGACGCCACCAGGGAGTCGGACTCGCTGCCCGGTGCCCGCGGTGCCGACGTCGAGGGCGTTCCCGTGCACGCGGTGCGGCTCGCCGGGCTCGTCGCACACCAGGAGGTCCTGATGGGTGCGGCGGGGGAGACGCTCACCCTGCGGCACGACTCCTACGACCGGGCGTCGTTCATGCCCGGCGTCCTCCTCGCCGTCCGCGAGGTGCGCACCCGGCCCGGTCTGACCGTTGGCATCGAGTCCCTGCTCGGTCTCTGA
- a CDS encoding VanZ family protein yields the protein MSSPFRVHGALSRGVLAVAVLISLAVLFAPPSDVPDSPPGVDKLVHLLLFATLAVSGRWAGVGRGVLAGLLVLYAAGSELLQATDLVGRDASVGDLLADVVGVLLGLTAWAAWAGRNRATAH from the coding sequence ATGAGCTCCCCCTTCCGGGTGCACGGTGCCCTGTCCCGTGGCGTGCTGGCCGTCGCCGTGCTGATCTCCCTCGCCGTCCTCTTCGCGCCGCCCTCCGACGTCCCGGACAGCCCACCCGGGGTCGACAAGCTGGTCCACCTGCTGCTCTTCGCCACGCTCGCGGTCAGTGGCCGGTGGGCCGGCGTCGGCCGCGGCGTCCTGGCCGGTCTGCTGGTGCTCTACGCAGCCGGCAGCGAACTGCTGCAGGCCACCGACCTGGTGGGCCGGGACGCCTCCGTGGGCGACCTCCTCGCCGACGTCGTCGGTGTGCTGCTCGGTCTCACGGCCTGGGCGGCGTGGGCAGGCCGGAACCGCGCGACAGCCCACTGA
- a CDS encoding M16 family metallopeptidase, with translation MTTGTDLTGAGTGAAASVPAPVGVTQVLDVDEVGGRVERTELPGGLRVLTETMPGVLSATLGIWVGVGSRDESPELGGSSHFLEHLLFKGTRSRTALEIATAMDAVGGEMNAFTAKEHTCYYANVLASDLPLAVTLLGDLVTEALNTAPDLESERTVVLEEIAMRDDEPADAVHDLFSETLFGESPLGRSVLGTVDSIEALTRDDVDGWYRSRYRVPSIVVSAAGRVDHQQVVDLVTRAFGDRLAGPGRPDPLRLGDDAVPTVPARPAGLIHRRTEQTHLLLGGVGFGRLDDGRYAAAVLDAAVGGGMSSRLFQEVREKRGLVYTVGSSLTHYAGTGSFLVYAGCSPKRVPEVLRLVRAELAEVAANGLRTEEVTRGRGQLKGGLVLGLEDTGSRMSRLGKSELSHGEYLPVRTVLERLDSVEEDQVRSVAAELLTRPTCLAVVGPYRERDLDALLG, from the coding sequence GTGACCACGGGTACCGACCTGACCGGGGCCGGGACGGGCGCTGCGGCGTCCGTCCCGGCCCCGGTCGGTGTCACCCAGGTGCTGGACGTCGACGAGGTCGGCGGCCGGGTCGAACGGACCGAGCTGCCCGGCGGCCTGCGGGTGCTGACCGAGACGATGCCCGGCGTGCTCTCGGCGACGCTGGGCATCTGGGTAGGCGTCGGCTCCCGGGACGAGAGCCCGGAGCTGGGTGGCTCCTCGCACTTCCTGGAGCACCTGCTCTTCAAGGGCACCCGGAGCCGGACGGCGCTGGAGATCGCCACGGCCATGGACGCCGTCGGCGGTGAGATGAACGCCTTCACCGCCAAGGAGCACACCTGCTACTACGCGAACGTGCTCGCCAGCGACCTCCCGCTGGCCGTCACGCTCCTCGGTGACCTGGTCACCGAGGCCCTCAACACCGCCCCGGACCTGGAGTCCGAGCGCACGGTGGTGCTCGAGGAGATCGCCATGCGCGACGACGAGCCCGCCGACGCGGTGCACGACCTGTTCTCCGAGACGTTGTTCGGCGAGTCCCCGCTGGGGCGGTCGGTGCTCGGCACGGTCGACTCGATCGAGGCGCTGACCCGCGACGACGTCGACGGCTGGTACCGCTCGCGCTACCGGGTGCCCTCCATCGTCGTCTCCGCTGCCGGTCGGGTCGACCACCAGCAGGTGGTGGACCTGGTCACCAGGGCCTTCGGTGACCGGCTCGCCGGTCCCGGGCGACCGGATCCGCTGCGGCTGGGGGACGACGCGGTGCCGACGGTCCCGGCCCGGCCGGCGGGGCTGATCCACCGCCGGACCGAGCAGACCCACCTGCTGCTGGGTGGGGTCGGGTTCGGCCGGCTGGACGACGGCCGCTACGCCGCAGCGGTGCTCGACGCCGCCGTCGGCGGGGGGATGAGCTCCCGGCTCTTCCAGGAGGTCCGGGAGAAGCGTGGCCTGGTCTACACCGTCGGGTCGTCGCTGACCCACTACGCCGGGACCGGCAGCTTCTTGGTGTACGCCGGGTGCTCGCCCAAGCGGGTGCCCGAGGTGCTCCGGCTGGTGCGCGCCGAACTGGCGGAGGTGGCCGCGAACGGGTTGCGCACCGAGGAGGTCACCCGCGGCCGTGGACAGCTCAAGGGCGGCCTGGTGCTCGGGCTGGAGGACACCGGCTCACGGATGAGCCGGCTCGGCAAGAGCGAGCTGTCCCACGGGGAGTACCTGCCCGTGCGCACCGTGCTCGAGCGGCTGGACTCGGTCGAGGAGGACCAGGTGCGATCGGTCGCCGCCGAGCTGCTCACCCGTCCCACCTGCCTGGCCGTGGTGGGGCCGTACCGCGAGCGTGACCTCGATGCGCTCCTGGGCTGA
- a CDS encoding polyribonucleotide nucleotidyltransferase, producing the protein MSAPTTDTTDFDAEDGVYTATAVIDNGALGSRTVTFETGRLAKQAAGSVVATMGDTTLLSATTAGRQPKEQFDFFPLTVDVEERMYAIGKIPGSFFRREGRPSEDAILTCRLIDRPLRPTFAKGLRNEVQVVISVLSLDPDHLYDVLAINGASASTQLSGLPFSGPVGGTRVALINGQWVGFPTHAELEDAVFDMVVAGRLLPDGDVAIMMVEAEATEKTIELIAGGATAPTEEVVAQGLEAAKPFIKALCQAQSELAGKAAKPEAHFPRFLDYQDDVYAAVEAQAAEKLAVAQAIAGKQEREEATDALKDEVKAALAGQFEGREKEISGAFRAVTKKVVRQRILRDKIRIDGRGLTDIRPLSAEVEVLPRVHGSALFERGETQIMGVTTLNMLRMEQQLDTLNPVTRKRYMHNYNFPPYSTGETGRVGSPKRREIGHGALAERALLPVLPDREEFPYAIRQVSEALGSNGSTSMGSVCASTLALLNAGVPLKAPVAGIAMGLVSDEVDGKTQYVALTDILGAEDAFGDMDFKVAGTKDFVTALQLDTKLDGIPSDVLAGALTQARAARLHILDVMLEAIDGPDEMSPYAPRVTTVRIPVDKIGAVIGPKGQMINAIQDETGADITIEDDGTIYVGASDGPSAQAAVDRINAIANPTLPKVGERFLGTVVKTTAFGAFVSLLPGRDGLVHISKLGGGKRIAKVEDVANVGDKLQVEITDIDARGKISLVPVAEGDAGAAADAAPADEAAAPAEA; encoded by the coding sequence ATGTCCGCACCCACCACCGACACCACCGACTTCGACGCCGAGGACGGCGTCTACACCGCCACCGCGGTGATCGACAACGGGGCCCTCGGCTCCCGCACCGTCACGTTCGAGACCGGCCGCCTCGCCAAGCAGGCCGCGGGCTCCGTCGTCGCCACCATGGGCGACACCACGCTGCTGTCGGCCACCACGGCCGGCCGTCAGCCCAAGGAGCAGTTCGACTTCTTCCCGCTGACGGTGGACGTCGAAGAGCGCATGTACGCGATCGGCAAGATCCCCGGCTCGTTCTTCCGCCGTGAGGGCCGCCCGTCCGAGGACGCGATCCTCACCTGCCGGCTGATCGACCGCCCGCTGCGCCCGACGTTCGCCAAGGGCCTGCGCAACGAGGTCCAGGTGGTCATCTCGGTCCTGTCCCTGGACCCCGACCACCTCTACGACGTGCTCGCCATCAACGGCGCGTCCGCCTCCACCCAGCTCTCCGGCCTGCCGTTCTCCGGCCCGGTCGGCGGCACCCGGGTCGCGCTGATCAACGGCCAGTGGGTGGGCTTCCCGACCCACGCCGAGCTCGAGGACGCCGTCTTCGACATGGTCGTGGCCGGCCGGCTGCTGCCCGACGGCGACGTCGCGATCATGATGGTCGAGGCCGAGGCCACCGAGAAGACCATCGAGCTCATCGCCGGTGGGGCCACCGCCCCGACCGAGGAGGTCGTGGCCCAGGGCCTCGAGGCCGCCAAGCCGTTCATCAAGGCGCTGTGCCAGGCGCAGTCGGAGCTGGCCGGCAAGGCCGCCAAGCCCGAGGCGCACTTCCCCCGCTTCCTGGACTACCAGGACGACGTCTACGCCGCCGTCGAGGCCCAGGCCGCCGAGAAGCTCGCCGTGGCCCAGGCCATCGCCGGGAAGCAGGAGCGCGAGGAGGCCACCGACGCGCTCAAGGACGAGGTCAAGGCCGCTCTGGCCGGCCAGTTCGAGGGCCGGGAGAAGGAGATCTCCGGGGCCTTCCGCGCGGTCACCAAGAAGGTCGTCCGGCAGCGCATCCTGCGCGACAAGATCCGCATCGACGGCCGTGGCCTGACCGACATCCGGCCGCTGTCGGCCGAGGTCGAGGTGTTGCCGCGGGTGCACGGCTCGGCGCTGTTCGAGCGCGGCGAGACCCAGATCATGGGCGTCACCACGCTGAACATGCTCCGCATGGAGCAGCAGCTGGACACCCTGAACCCGGTCACCCGCAAGCGCTACATGCACAACTACAACTTCCCGCCGTACTCCACCGGTGAGACCGGCCGGGTGGGCTCGCCCAAGCGCCGCGAGATCGGCCACGGCGCGCTCGCCGAGCGGGCGCTGCTGCCGGTGCTGCCGGACCGCGAGGAGTTCCCCTACGCGATCCGTCAGGTCTCCGAGGCCCTCGGCTCCAACGGCTCGACCTCGATGGGCTCGGTCTGCGCCTCCACGCTGGCCCTGCTCAACGCCGGTGTGCCGCTGAAGGCCCCGGTCGCCGGCATCGCCATGGGGCTGGTCTCCGACGAGGTCGACGGCAAGACCCAGTACGTCGCGCTGACCGACATCCTCGGCGCCGAGGACGCGTTCGGTGACATGGACTTCAAGGTCGCCGGCACCAAGGACTTCGTCACGGCCCTCCAGCTGGACACGAAGCTCGACGGCATCCCCTCCGACGTCCTCGCCGGTGCGCTCACCCAGGCCCGCGCGGCCCGGCTGCACATCCTCGACGTCATGCTCGAGGCGATCGACGGCCCCGACGAGATGAGCCCCTACGCCCCGCGGGTGACCACGGTGCGCATCCCGGTCGACAAGATCGGCGCGGTCATCGGCCCGAAGGGCCAGATGATCAACGCCATCCAGGACGAGACCGGCGCCGACATCACCATCGAGGACGACGGCACGATCTACGTCGGCGCCTCCGACGGCCCGTCGGCCCAGGCCGCCGTCGACCGGATCAACGCGATCGCCAACCCGACGCTGCCCAAGGTCGGCGAGCGGTTCCTCGGCACCGTGGTGAAGACGACCGCCTTCGGTGCGTTCGTCTCCCTGCTGCCCGGCCGCGACGGTCTGGTGCACATCAGCAAGCTGGGTGGCGGCAAGCGGATCGCCAAGGTCGAGGACGTCGCGAACGTCGGTGACAAGCTCCAGGTGGAGATCACCGACATCGACGCCCGCGGCAAGATCAGCCTGGTGCCGGTCGCCGAGGGCGACGCCGGCGCTGCCGCTGACGCGGCCCCGGCCGACGAGGCCGCCGCTCCCGCGGAGGCGTGA
- the rpsO gene encoding 30S ribosomal protein S15, with amino-acid sequence MALESATKKQIMTEYATVENDTGSPEVQVAMLTRRISDLTEHLKMHKHDHHSRRGLLLLVGRRRRLLNYLAKTDINRYRSLIERLGLRR; translated from the coding sequence ATGGCGCTGGAGAGCGCGACGAAGAAGCAGATCATGACCGAGTACGCGACGGTCGAGAACGACACCGGTTCCCCCGAGGTGCAGGTCGCGATGCTGACCCGACGGATCAGCGACCTGACCGAGCACCTCAAGATGCACAAGCACGACCACCACAGCCGGCGGGGCCTGCTCCTGCTGGTCGGCCGCCGCCGTCGGCTGCTGAACTACCTGGCGAAGACCGACATCAACCGGTACCGCTCGCTCATCGAGCGGCTCGGCCTGCGCCGCTAG
- a CDS encoding bifunctional riboflavin kinase/FAD synthetase: MLRWRGLNATPADLGRTVVTIGMYDGVHRGHQELIGTAVARARAAGRPALLLTFDPHPSEVVRPGSHPAILTAADRKAELVAALGVDAMCVLPFTQEFSRLGPGEFTHTVLVEHLHAARVVVGRNFTYGHKAAGTVETLTAEGRRFGLGVEGVDLASVAQAPDPAGGGDVTISSTYIRACVAAGDMTSAALALGRPHRVDGIVVRGDRRGRELGYPTANVESPAHTAVPADGVYAGHLVLRDHQTGASGARHPAAISVGSNPTFSGARRTVEAHLLDFDGDLYGEHVGVEFAERLRPMTAFTGVPDLLLAMADDVARTRDIVGVRP; encoded by the coding sequence GTGCTGCGCTGGCGCGGGCTGAACGCGACGCCCGCTGACCTGGGGCGCACGGTGGTCACGATCGGCATGTACGACGGCGTGCACCGGGGGCACCAGGAGCTGATCGGTACCGCGGTGGCGCGGGCCCGCGCGGCGGGCCGGCCGGCGTTGCTGCTGACCTTCGACCCGCACCCCTCCGAGGTGGTCCGCCCCGGCTCCCACCCGGCGATCCTCACCGCGGCCGACCGCAAGGCGGAACTCGTCGCCGCCCTCGGCGTGGACGCGATGTGCGTGCTCCCGTTCACCCAGGAGTTCAGCCGGCTCGGCCCGGGGGAGTTCACCCACACCGTGCTGGTCGAGCACCTGCACGCCGCGCGGGTCGTCGTCGGCCGCAACTTCACCTACGGGCACAAGGCCGCCGGCACGGTGGAGACGCTCACCGCCGAGGGCCGCCGGTTCGGGCTCGGCGTCGAGGGCGTCGACCTGGCCAGCGTCGCGCAGGCCCCTGACCCGGCCGGCGGGGGCGACGTCACGATCTCCTCCACCTACATCCGGGCCTGCGTGGCCGCCGGCGACATGACCTCGGCCGCGCTGGCGCTCGGTCGTCCGCACCGGGTGGACGGGATCGTCGTGCGCGGGGACCGGCGGGGCCGGGAGCTGGGGTACCCGACGGCCAACGTGGAGAGCCCGGCGCACACCGCCGTCCCGGCCGACGGCGTCTACGCCGGGCACCTGGTGCTGCGCGACCACCAGACCGGGGCCAGCGGCGCCCGCCACCCCGCGGCGATCTCGGTCGGCTCCAACCCGACGTTCTCCGGGGCCCGCCGCACGGTCGAGGCCCACCTGCTCGACTTCGACGGCGACCTGTACGGGGAGCACGTCGGGGTCGAGTTCGCCGAGCGGCTGCGCCCGATGACCGCCTTCACCGGCGTCCCGGACCTGCTGCTCGCGATGGCCGACGACGTCGCCCGGACCCGCGACATCGTGGGAGTGCGGCCCTGA